Genomic window (Streptomyces sp. NBC_00102):
AGAGCGTGCACGCGACGACCCTAACGCAGCAGAATGGTCAGGTCCATGCCAAGTACGGGATCCGATGCCCCTCCCAACAGGCCTGGCGGAAAAGGGACTACGCGGCTGGACGTGTGACCCGTGGCCGTACCGAAACCACTGGGCCGGACGGAAACCACTGGCCGATCGCCCCGTCCCGGAGGGAGGCTGTTCCCCATGACGACAACTCTGATCACCGGCGCCAACAAGGGCCTCGGACACGAGACCGCCCGCCGCCTCGTCGCCGCCGGCCACACCGTCTATGTGGGAGCGCGCAACGCCGAGCGGGGCAAGGCAGCCGCGGCCGGGCTCGGGGCCAGGTTCGTGCAACTCGACGTCACCGACGACGCGTCCGTCGCCGCGGCTGCGGCCACCATCGAGGCCGCCGGCGGCCTGGACGTCCTCGTCAACAACGCCGGAGTCGAGGTGAGGTCACAGGGTGGCGACATCATCGGCGCCGCGGAACTGACCGCCGACGTGATGCGGGAGGTGTTCGAGACCAACGTCTTCGGCCTGGTCCGGGTGGTCCACGCCTTCCTCCCGCTGCTTGAACGCTCCGTCGCTCCGGTCGTGGTCAACGTGAGCAGCAGCCTGGCCTCGCTGTCCCAGGCCGGCAAGGGGTACCCGGGGGTCGCCTACCCGGCCTCCAAGACCACGGTCAACATGCTCACCGTGCAGTTCGCCAAGGCGTTCCCGCGGATGCGGATCAACGCCGTGGAACCCGGCTACACCGCGACCGACCTGAACCGGCACGCGGGCCCGCAGACCGTCGAACAGGGCGCCGAGATCATCGTCCGGATGGCTCAGCAGGGGACCGACGGGCCGACCGGCGGCTACTTCGACGTGGCGGGCCCGCTGCCCTGGTAGGCGACGAGGCTCACGACGGCATCCGCGATGCTGCCCGGCCGGGGCCCTGCAGCGGTAACGGCAGTACGGTTCTTCGAAGGTGACCCGAGAAGCGGGCGCGCACGGACCTTGCCCCACGTCCCGCTTCCCGGAATCGAGGGACGACCTCTACGGGCCCGCTCCGTGCTGTGACCGGGATTAAGGAAGCCCTGGTCGGGGGCGGCGAGGAGCGTCGATGCGGGAGATGCGGGAACAGGTTTCACCACGTGCCGCGCGCCTGGCCTGTTACGGGGAAGTGAGCACACGGCTCTCCCTGCTCAGCGACCACCGGCTCGCGGAAGCCGTGGCGGCCACCGTCCCGCTCGGGTCGGGCATCGGTGGCAGGTCGGCCGAGCTGGACGTCGGCGGAACGCGGGTCTTCCTCAAACGGATCCCTTTGACGGACACGGAATTGCGCCCGGAGAACGCGCGGTCGACGGCGAACATCTTCGGACTGCCGCTGTTCTACCAGTACGGGGTGGGCTCTGCCGGGTTCGGTGCCTGGCGGGAGCTTGCCGTGCACACCATGACCACGAATTGGGTGCTCGGTGACGAGTTCGCGGGATTCCCTCTGATGTACCACTGGCGGGTTCTGCCCGACTCCCCTCCCGAGGGGTTCATGGACGGGTTCGGGGGGCTGGAGGGTGCGGTCGCGCACTGGGAGGGATCATCCGCCGTTCGTGACCGGCTGCAGGCCGTCGGCCGGTCCTCGTGGAGCCTGGTGGTCTTCCTGGAGCACGTGGAGCACACACTCGCCGCATGGCTGGCCGAGCGCCGCGGGGCCGCCGTACGGGAAGGCGGGGACGGCTCGCCCCTGTGCCGGGTGGAGGAGTCCCTGATGCGTGGGGCCGCCTTCATGCGTTCTCGCGGACTCGTCCACTTCGATGCCCACTTCGCCAATGTCCTGACCGATGGCCACCGGCTGTACTTCACCGATTTCGGCCTGGCCCTGAGTTCCCGCTTCGCCCTTTCGGCGGACGAGTCGGAATTCCTCTCGCGTCACCTCGCGTACGACCGCTGCTACGCCGCGAGCCATCTGCTCCGGTACCACGTGCTCGACGGTGTGCGCGGTGACAAGGAACGCGAAGTCTTCCTGGACGACTGGATCGCGGGACGACGCCCCGTGGACGTCCCTCCCGAGATCGCCGCCGTCATCGACCGCCACGCACGTCCTACCGTCGTCGTCGACTCCTTCTTCCGCCGTCTGCTCGCCGACAGCAAGCGAACACCGTTCCCGGCCGAGGAGATCGAGCGGCAGTCGGTCGCCGCCCTCCCGGGGCGATCCACGCCCCCGCCGCGGCTGCCGGGGTCCTGAGCTGCCGCGCCCCTCCGGCGGGCAAGCCCGCACGGCAGCCGCCCGCGGACCGGGCTCAGCCCTCGTCGGGGCGGAACAGCCTCGCGGTCCGCTCCAGCCGGTCCACGTACCCCTTCCACCACATGGCGTCGCCCTCCGGGAGGTTGTCTCCCTGGGACCTGTAGCCGACGTCTCCGTCGATGAGCTCCCGGACGATGTCGGCGTGGCCCGCGTGCCGGTGCGTCTCGGTGGTCACGTGCACGAGGATCTTGTGGAGCGTCACCTCGCGGTTCGCCTCGGACCACCACGGCACGACACCGAGTGCGTCGAGGGGCAGCGCCGCGATGGTGGCGTCCGAGTGCTGCCACACGCGTCGATAGCGGGCGACCACCTCCTCGCGGCTCTCGTCCTCGGTCGCCCACATGTCGGCGTTGTCCTCGGCGTCCTCGTCGAGCCACGGGAAGGGCTCGTCGGAGGGCCTTTTGAACGTCTCCCCGAAATAGCCCAGTTCGACGCCCGAGAGGTGCTTGACCAGGCCCAGCAGGTTGGTTCCGGTCGGTGTCAGGGGGCGGCGGACGTCGTAGTCCGAGAGCCCCTCCAGCTTCAGCAGAAGGGTGTCGCGTGCTTCTTGGAGGTAGGACCGCAGATCGTCTTTGGGCTGTGACCGACTCATCCGGGCAGTCTCGCACTCCGCACCGACAACCCGTCGAGCAACTCTCCCGGCCTCCCTCCGCACGGTCCACGCCTGCCCTGCGGCGAGCCGCTCAAGGAGTCAGGAGCGGCAGTCCCGCCTCGCGCCAGAGCGCACGCAACCCCCCTGCGTACGAGTCCCGTTCGGGGGAAGGCCCCTGTCCGCCCGGCTCCTCACGTGTACGCCAGTGATGCGTGTCCGGGGCGCCGCCCGCCCCGAGCCGTCCCCACCCCGGGTCGCCGCTCGCGGCGAACTCCGCCCACGACCGCATCATGCGCGCGGAGAGTTCGCGGTCGGCCTCGCCCGGCGGTCCTCCGACGAGGAAGTGGACGTTCTCGTCGTCGAGCGTGCCGAAGGCGAACGGAACGTCCGCGCAGTGCCAGGCCCGGACCGGCCGAGCGGGAAAACCGCCTGACCTGCGGTCGAAGTGCGCCAGGAAGGCCGTCCCGCCCGCCCGCGCATGGGCCTCGGCGAGCCGGTCGCCGTACTCGGCGAAGCACAGGTCGCCCTGGATCGCCAGGTACGTCTCGCGGACGGACGTGTCCGCCGTACGGTCCCGGTAACCCCGGACCAGTGCGGCGGGAAGCCCGAAGTCCCGCGCGAAGACGTCGAGTCGGTCCTCCGTACCGATGTCCGCGCTGCTGCCGACCGCTTCGAACAGGGTGTACTCCTCCGTCGTGCGGCACACCAGGAGTTCGACACCGCTCCGGGTGGCGCCGGTGGACGCGGCGGTCAGCGGGTCGGCGGACAGCAGTGCGCCGTCGACGACCGGCCCGAAGATCGCCGGGTCGTGGTGACGGCGGCCGCTCTCGGGGTTTCGGCGGCACGCCTCGACCACGGCGTCGGAGGCGGCGACGAGCACCTCGGGAGGTGCGGCGAGCAGCGCCTCCCTCGTGGCGGGGATACCGGCCGCCCCGGCTACCTCCCGAGTGGTGCGGGCGGCCGATTCGGCCGTGGCGCAGGAGTTGACAGCGGAGTGGAGGGCGGCCCGCCGGAACAGACCGCGGGCGCGCTCCACGGCCATGAGGCAGGCGACCGAGGTGGCGCCGGCGGACTGGCCGGCCACGGTGACCCGGTCGGCGTCGCCCCCGAAGGCGGCGATGTTGTCGCGCACCCATTCCAGGGCGGCGATCTGGTCGAGCAGTCCGCGGTTGTCGGGGCAGACCTCCCGGACGTCCCCGCTCCCGCTGCCGTCCGGCACATGGCCGAACCCCTCGAAGCCCAGGCGGTAGTTGCAGCTCACGACGACCAGGCCGAGCCCCGCCAGGGCGGCGCCGTCGAAGTCGGGCTGGGCCGAGGAGCCGAAGGCGAAGGCGCCTCCGTGGATCCACACCAGGACGGGGAGCGCCTCGCCGGGCTCTCCCGGCGTCCATACGTTGACCGTCAGGATGTCCTCGTCCCCGGGCTTCCAGCCCGGGGCGCCGGGGAGTTCGGCCGACTGCGGGGCCACCGGGCCGAAGGAGAGACACGGGCGGACGCCGTCCCAGGCCGGGACCGGTCCGGGCTCGCGGAACCGGCGTGGCCCGAACGGCGGGGCCGCGTACGGGATGCCGAGCACGGCCGTGACGCGCGGATCCCGTTCGGCCGGTCTTCCGTGCACCGCTCCGGACTTCGTCGTGAACACATCCACTTACTTCTCCCCCTGTTCGCCGCCCGGTCGTCCGAGGGCGGGTGCTCATCCTGCCGACGGGCGCGGTACGGGCGCCAACACCGAACCCGGGGCGATTGACGCGGTTGCGATGTCAATGAGCGACCGGAGCCTCCCGACGAGGAGTTTCCGCGGGCGCCGCGGCTCCGGTCCCGTTGCTCGGCCGGAACGTCACTATCCGGTTGCCTCTGCCACGGCTGTCCGTCGAGGATGCTCCGATGACCGCACACGTGACGCCTTCCGCACCGTCCGGCTTCGCCGTCAAGCCGGTGCTCGTCGGGGA
Coding sequences:
- a CDS encoding protein kinase family protein, which gives rise to MREQVSPRAARLACYGEVSTRLSLLSDHRLAEAVAATVPLGSGIGGRSAELDVGGTRVFLKRIPLTDTELRPENARSTANIFGLPLFYQYGVGSAGFGAWRELAVHTMTTNWVLGDEFAGFPLMYHWRVLPDSPPEGFMDGFGGLEGAVAHWEGSSAVRDRLQAVGRSSWSLVVFLEHVEHTLAAWLAERRGAAVREGGDGSPLCRVEESLMRGAAFMRSRGLVHFDAHFANVLTDGHRLYFTDFGLALSSRFALSADESEFLSRHLAYDRCYAASHLLRYHVLDGVRGDKEREVFLDDWIAGRRPVDVPPEIAAVIDRHARPTVVVDSFFRRLLADSKRTPFPAEEIERQSVAALPGRSTPPPRLPGS
- a CDS encoding carboxylesterase/lipase family protein is translated as MDVFTTKSGAVHGRPAERDPRVTAVLGIPYAAPPFGPRRFREPGPVPAWDGVRPCLSFGPVAPQSAELPGAPGWKPGDEDILTVNVWTPGEPGEALPVLVWIHGGAFAFGSSAQPDFDGAALAGLGLVVVSCNYRLGFEGFGHVPDGSGSGDVREVCPDNRGLLDQIAALEWVRDNIAAFGGDADRVTVAGQSAGATSVACLMAVERARGLFRRAALHSAVNSCATAESAARTTREVAGAAGIPATREALLAAPPEVLVAASDAVVEACRRNPESGRRHHDPAIFGPVVDGALLSADPLTAASTGATRSGVELLVCRTTEEYTLFEAVGSSADIGTEDRLDVFARDFGLPAALVRGYRDRTADTSVRETYLAIQGDLCFAEYGDRLAEAHARAGGTAFLAHFDRRSGGFPARPVRAWHCADVPFAFGTLDDENVHFLVGGPPGEADRELSARMMRSWAEFAASGDPGWGRLGAGGAPDTHHWRTREEPGGQGPSPERDSYAGGLRALWREAGLPLLTP
- a CDS encoding SDR family NAD(P)-dependent oxidoreductase, which codes for MTTTLITGANKGLGHETARRLVAAGHTVYVGARNAERGKAAAAGLGARFVQLDVTDDASVAAAAATIEAAGGLDVLVNNAGVEVRSQGGDIIGAAELTADVMREVFETNVFGLVRVVHAFLPLLERSVAPVVVNVSSSLASLSQAGKGYPGVAYPASKTTVNMLTVQFAKAFPRMRINAVEPGYTATDLNRHAGPQTVEQGAEIIVRMAQQGTDGPTGGYFDVAGPLPW
- a CDS encoding DinB family protein; protein product: MSRSQPKDDLRSYLQEARDTLLLKLEGLSDYDVRRPLTPTGTNLLGLVKHLSGVELGYFGETFKRPSDEPFPWLDEDAEDNADMWATEDESREEVVARYRRVWQHSDATIAALPLDALGVVPWWSEANREVTLHKILVHVTTETHRHAGHADIVRELIDGDVGYRSQGDNLPEGDAMWWKGYVDRLERTARLFRPDEG